One region of uncultured Methanolobus sp. genomic DNA includes:
- a CDS encoding IS1 family transposase (programmed frameshift) translates to MNCPRCKSSDSTKNGIVGGRQRYRCSGCGYNYTVEKKSTVYPESVKKQALQLYLEGLGFRSIGRFLNVSHVTVQNWIKQFGSELEELKSQKEISVVELDEMHTYIRNKKYCWIWIAVDRDGKKFIDCSFGSRGTETGEKLWDKLKEKEIGEVMTDHWRAYAEFLPKEIHTQSKAETYTVEGYNSIFRHFLARLRRKSKCYTKSIEMLKYSIILLMKYRNNEISIFN, encoded by the exons ATGAATTGCCCAAGATGTAAAAGTTCCGATTCCACAAAGAATGGCATAGTTGGTGGACGTCAGCGTTACAGGTGCTCCGGGTGTGGATATAATTATACTGTCGAAAAGAAATCAACAGTATACCCTGAGTCTGTGAAAAAACAAGCTTTACAATTATACCTTGAAGGACTAGGATTTCGTTCAATTGGACGTTTTCTAAATGTTAGCCATGTTACCGTGCAAAACTGGATCAAGCAATTTGGCAGTGAATTAGAGGAACTAAAAAGTCAAAAAGAGATCTCTGTCGTAGAATTAGATGAGATGCACACATACATCAGGAATAAAAAA TACTGCTGGATCTGGATTGCTGTTGATAGAGATGGGAAAAAATTCATCGACTGCTCTTTTGGTAGTAGGGGAACAGAAACAGGCGAAAAACTCTGGGATAAGTTAAAGGAAAAAGAGATTGGAGAAGTGATGACTGATCACTGGAGAGCATATGCAGAGTTCCTTCCGAAGGAGATTCATACTCAATCAAAAGCAGAAACTTATACTGTTGAAGGGTACAACAGTATATTCAGGCATTTTCTGGCAAGGTTAAGAAGGAAGTCAAAGTGCTATACCAAGAGCATTGAAATGCTAAAGTATTCAATCATTCTTTTAATGAAATACAGAAATAACGAGATATCTATATTTAATTAA
- a CDS encoding AIPR family protein: protein MNINASIVDQRVQSIVENYGHLLPEQIARCTDIDSKKSAAFVLLCMSTMLECDFEETASFLTDGGNDKIIDGLHIGEIHDGEFTITLFQGKYKRSLEGNSTFPENEIIKIINIVGSLFDPNKTLDLNINLVSKVEEIRSLVRDGYIPYVRVVLCNNGKKWNDVAQNTIDASDLGDQVEWSHVNHDYIVGILQSKKEIKETVLLTGKAITEDFNYRRVLIGKVPVREIQRIFVRHGDRLLERNIRRYLGLNKNRVNSAIRDTLVNDTKRDDFYFFNNGITMICNKFRYNALQAQNYQVHIEGMQIINGGQTCKTIEKTLSEEDIFDNVDLQNVHVMLRLYELSEDDEFVRDITYATNSQNPVDLKDLRSNDETQTLLEMSLKDLGYTYKRHREEGISGSNVITPGVAASAILAIWREKPHLAKFRTSEHFGKLYDEIFDKNLNSSQLAIAVLILRFVENERKRPTMDNPPNFLPYSSYFIAMLIGKKLLKELEISLDKINHSNFEEIKRKFNEEAMNYYEEALNRTDSALAQLWGDTDISLQRLSATFRRGDLLEYFNT, encoded by the coding sequence ATGAATATTAATGCAAGCATTGTTGACCAGCGTGTCCAATCAATTGTTGAAAATTATGGGCATTTGCTTCCTGAACAAATTGCAAGATGTACAGATATAGATTCCAAAAAATCAGCTGCGTTTGTATTATTGTGCATGTCTACAATGCTTGAATGCGATTTTGAAGAAACTGCCTCGTTCTTAACAGATGGTGGAAACGATAAAATTATTGACGGTCTCCACATAGGAGAAATCCATGATGGAGAATTTACAATAACTCTTTTTCAAGGAAAATACAAGCGAAGCCTTGAGGGAAATTCTACTTTTCCAGAAAATGAAATTATAAAGATTATCAATATAGTAGGATCGTTATTTGATCCAAATAAAACATTAGATTTAAATATAAATTTAGTTTCAAAAGTTGAAGAAATTCGCTCTCTTGTAAGAGATGGTTACATTCCATATGTAAGAGTCGTTCTTTGCAACAACGGCAAAAAATGGAACGATGTTGCACAAAATACCATTGATGCTTCAGATCTTGGTGACCAGGTCGAATGGAGTCATGTTAATCATGATTATATAGTCGGCATATTACAGAGTAAAAAAGAAATTAAAGAAACCGTATTGTTAACTGGAAAAGCAATAACAGAAGATTTCAATTATCGAAGGGTATTAATTGGTAAAGTCCCCGTGAGAGAAATTCAGAGAATATTTGTCCGGCACGGGGATAGACTGCTTGAAAGAAACATTCGACGCTATTTAGGGCTGAACAAAAACAGAGTGAACTCTGCCATAAGGGATACACTTGTAAACGATACTAAAAGAGATGATTTTTATTTCTTCAACAATGGCATTACAATGATTTGCAATAAGTTTCGCTACAATGCATTGCAAGCTCAAAATTATCAAGTGCACATTGAAGGGATGCAAATCATTAACGGTGGCCAAACCTGTAAAACAATAGAAAAAACGTTATCTGAAGAAGACATCTTTGACAATGTTGACTTACAGAACGTACATGTAATGCTTCGATTGTATGAACTATCAGAAGATGATGAATTTGTTCGGGATATAACGTATGCAACAAACAGCCAGAACCCCGTTGATTTGAAAGATTTGCGTTCAAATGACGAAACGCAAACACTTCTTGAAATGAGTTTGAAAGATTTGGGATATACGTATAAGAGGCACAGAGAAGAAGGAATATCTGGATCAAATGTTATTACTCCTGGAGTTGCTGCATCTGCAATTCTTGCAATTTGGAGAGAAAAACCCCACCTTGCTAAATTCAGGACATCCGAACATTTCGGAAAACTTTATGATGAAATCTTTGATAAAAATCTGAATAGCTCTCAATTAGCTATAGCAGTATTAATATTACGTTTTGTTGAAAATGAACGTAAGCGGCCAACAATGGATAATCCTCCAAATTTTCTGCCTTATTCATCATACTTTATTGCGATGCTTATTGGAAAGAAATTGCTCAAGGAATTAGAAATATCTTTAGATAAAATAAACCATTCTAATTTTGAGGAAATTAAAAGGAAATTTAATGAAGAAGCAATGAATTACTATGAAGAAGCACTAAACAGAACAGACAGCGCATTAGCCCAACTGTGGGGTGATACTGACATATCCCTGCAGAGACTTTCCGCAACATTCCGTCGTGGTGATCTATTAGAATATTTTAATACATAG
- a CDS encoding AbrB/MazE/SpoVT family DNA-binding domain-containing protein, whose translation MSLKEIRTVSVTRKGQVSIPKEFREINMQENDSAAVLVFDNHIEIYPMSDIEERLGCAIASQNALAEHWDSPEEDAAWDHLKKHMEPRQNDNS comes from the coding sequence ATGTCACTCAAAGAGATCAGGACTGTCAGTGTAACACGTAAAGGACAGGTATCCATACCAAAGGAATTCAGAGAGATAAACATGCAAGAAAACGACAGTGCAGCAGTACTCGTATTTGACAACCATATAGAGATTTACCCAATGTCTGACATCGAAGAAAGACTGGGCTGTGCGATAGCTTCCCAGAACGCACTTGCCGAACACTGGGACTCACCGGAAGAAGACGCTGCATGGGACCATCTTAAAAAGCACATGGAGCCCAGGCAAAATGACAATTCATAA
- a CDS encoding type II toxin-antitoxin system PemK/MazF family toxin: protein MTIHKGDIVIVPFPFTDLSNTKIRPAIAVTDQMRKDVVLCQITSKSATDAHSVELTDADMSSGRLERDSLVRVNKLFTIQASEILKVIGSVNPVKLEQINTHLIHMFRN from the coding sequence ATGACAATTCATAAAGGAGACATCGTAATCGTACCCTTCCCCTTCACTGACCTTAGCAACACCAAGATCCGGCCTGCAATCGCAGTAACGGATCAGATGAGAAAAGACGTAGTACTCTGCCAGATAACATCCAAATCTGCAACAGACGCTCACTCAGTAGAGCTCACAGATGCTGACATGTCATCCGGCAGGCTTGAAAGAGACAGCTTAGTACGTGTGAACAAGCTGTTCACCATTCAGGCAAGCGAAATACTCAAAGTCATCGGGTCAGTAAATCCCGTAAAACTAGAACAGATAAACACCCACCTGATACACATGTTCAGGAACTGA